A genomic window from Cucumis melo cultivar AY chromosome 8, USDA_Cmelo_AY_1.0, whole genome shotgun sequence includes:
- the LOC127150505 gene encoding uncharacterized protein LOC127150505 — protein MEKEKMNGTTKVVKEEVNVDVITFNDQHEDAIEVRNEKEIVCDSNIKMSLPLKTILRFVEKVMDKDSGIRYQLPFSLFGIGRKTFVLREDIIDFCNMREVNTLTWRKYSFIHSNLFV, from the exons atggaaaagGAGAAAATGAATGGCACGACGAAGGTGGTTAAAGAGGAGGTGAATGTAGATGTGATTACTTTTAATGATCAACATGAGGATGCTATAGAG GTTcgtaatgaaaaagaaattgtaTGTGACTCCAATATCAAGATGTCACTACCTTTAAAGACAATACTCAGATTTGTTGAAAAGGTAATGGACAAAGATTCAGGGATTCGTTACCAACTACCATTCTCGTTATTTGGTATCGGTAGGAAGACATTTGTTCTTCGAGAAGatattattgatttttgtaaCATGCGAGAAGTCAACACTTTGACATGGCGTAAGTACTCATTCATCCACTCTAATCTTTTTGTATAA